A genome region from Cryptosporidium parvum Iowa II chromosome 8, whole genome shotgun sequence includes the following:
- a CDS encoding signal peptide, predicted secreted protein of cryptosprodidium-specific SKSR gene family — MRIVKFKTCVFIIIFFGSLFSNILHIKGAEAPHSSDESEELDEEETFQMIDRDSRTYAAVRALIDNSYESNFFMECALIESAVYAELILKLIALFTADEVDTKYKPLTHIFSSFVLNFSFEKRSELVLIDKANKIKKFSQSQNNNMRRKIIALMNEGSVKFFNFVVENKEELEREIALLMEKFLVLLDYGVDNFLGHMAISIITFFEEHSFILSQFSEIFLKSSRKDITRRFIANKETFSKIQFNFCYNMPHLKTTESNSGSNTDFEKLDLDMEELCSIKVIILTAFDVLKSSLFIVFFFEKSSLDTILNEIFQKEEAIKSYLERISCSELSEEKYLNIKVKTRELFDAERIQSNNLVSEYFDFFVGKGIIIRNMKEIYKVLLESLLTLKKFYEAVTESNSFSILFQSVVSAYEEATKKCAKQIKQIESYSEEKIRNLQLSQIQKNIKKKKELSKKKLLTEFELHKKEQKEKRLKEKREREEREKADRERSNIVKQAKEEMKRQRKRTRFKREFPTLEGNMIEVTEENVGETQKSASPAVHQEASSGVHYGSCRQKTNRKEEKLKKLLKEEEKSLQREEVKKTIKEQKSSNTSTRKRKQDERRTKNETRREREERERVEERERERERERERLRRIEHSNYMYSLLNSVESMEGLFREAEKSRDGLSALIGFVYGVIFDETEEKGTNNVNNISDAFASLSISEADNLQEEGSASGSASGSASGSVSGSVLGPPLELGARPKTGTIRSRPRSRSSTRSSSRSRTRSRTRSRTRLRSKSRIRSSSRTRSRSRGRSPEMRILRFDGFEVPDFPFSDTEKEQSVKESRFLKYFSQSRDEKLTSKALERYENKYLEFEQSLIDLSIITEDSTLEEILIALEQCGNIIQHLHSNVARCVFDQELMYVKLIEKLFVKNFIKFLVLLQSKQNK; from the coding sequence ATGAGAATTGTAAAATTTAAGACATGtgtttttataattattttttttggttCGCTATTCAGCAATATTCTCCACATTAAAGGAGCAGAAGCACCTCACAGTTCTGATGAAAGCGAAGAAttagatgaagaagaaactTTTCAAATGATAGATCGTGATAGTCGTACTTATGCTGCAGTTCGAGCATTAATTGATAATTCTTATGAAAGCAACTTTTTCATGGAATGTGCATTGATAGAGTCAGCTGTTTATGCGGagttaattttgaaattgattgCTTTGTTTACTGCAGATGAAGTAGATACAAAATATAAACCTTTAACTCATATTTTTTCTAGCTTTGTTTTAAATTTCTCTTTTGAGAAGAGAAGTGAACTAGTTTTGATCGATAAAGCTAAcaaaattaagaaattttcGCAGAgtcaaaataataacatgCGAAGGAAAATTATTGCGTTAATGAATGAAGGCTCAgtaaaattctttaattttgtaGTTGagaataaagaagaattagaaAGAGAAATTGCCTTATTGATGGAAAAGTTTTTAGTTTTGTTGGATTATGGAGTAGATAACTTTTTAGGTCATATGGctatttcaattattacttttttcgAAGAACATTCATTCATTTTATCTcaattttctgaaatatttttaaaatcatCAAGGAAAGATATCACAAGGAGATTTATTGCGAATAAAGAGactttttctaaaattcaatttaatttttgttataaTATGCCTCATTTAAAAACTACAGAAAGTAATTCAGGTTCAAACAcagattttgaaaaattggATCTTGATATGGAAGAATTATGCTCaattaaagtaataatattaacagCTTTTGATGTTTTAAAATCAAGTTTATTTATAGTCTTTTTTTTCGAAAAGAGCTCATTAGACACTATTCTGAATGAAATTTTCCAAAAGGAAGAAGCTATAAAAAGTTATTTGGAAAGAATAAGTTGCTCTGAATTAtcagaagaaaaatatttaaatattaaagttaaaacAAGAGAGTTATTTGATGCAGAAAGAATTCAGTCCAATAATTTAGTTAgtgaatattttgatttttttgtaGGTAAAGGTATAATTATTCGCAATATGAAAGAAATTTACAAGGTTTTACTAGAAAGTTTATtaacattaaaaaaattctatGAGGCTGTTACTGAATcgaattctttttctatattatttcaaagcGTAGTTTCGGCGTATGAGGAAGCTACAAAAAAATGTGCAAAGCAAATCAAACAAATTGAGAGTTAttcagaagaaaaaataagaaatttgCAATTGAGCCAgatacaaaaaaatataaagaaaaagaaagaacttagtaaaaaaaaactctTAACTGAATTTGAGTTGCataaaaaagaacaaaaagaaaaaaggcTTAAAGAGAAGAgagaaagagaagaaagagaaaaagcGGATAGAGAACGTAGCAATATAGTTAAACAAGCTAAAGAGGAAATGAAAAGACAAAGAAAGAGAACTAGATTTAAAAGAGAATTTCCTACTTTAGAAGGAAATATGATTGAAGTTACAGAGGAAAATGTAGGCGAAACACAAAAAAGTGCTAGTCCAGCTGTTCATCAAGAAGCTTCATCTGGAGTTCATTACGGAAGTTGTAGACAAAAAACTAATaggaaagaagaaaagctTAAAAAACTTTTAAAAGAAGAGGAGAAGTCTTTACAAAGGGAAGAGGTAAAGAAAACAATTAAAGAGCAAAAGTCCAGTAATACTTCTACAAGAAAGAGAAAGCAGGATGAAAGAAGGACAAAGAATGAAACTAGAAgagaaagagaagaaagagaaagagtAGAGGAGAGAGAAAGGGAAAGGGAAAGAGAGAGAGAAAGACTGAGGAGGATTGAACATAGCAATTACAtgtattcattattaaattctgtAGAATCAATGGAGGGATTATTTAGGGAAGCTGAAAAAAGTAGAGATGGTTTATCAGCTTTGATTGGATTTGTTTATGGGGttatttttgatgaaaCTGAAGAGAAAGGAACAAATAAtgtgaataatatttcagatGCCTTTGCTTCACTCTCAATATCAGAAGCTGATAACTTACAGGAGGAAGGCTCTGCATCAGGCTCTGCATCAGGCTCTGCATCAGGCTCTGTATCAGGCTCTGTATTAGGCCCTCCATTGGAATTAGGAGCGAGACCAAAAACAGGGACTATAAGGTCTAGACCTCGTTCTCGTTCTAGTACTCGTTCTAGTTCCCGCTCTCGTACTCGTTCTCGCACTCGCTCTCGTACTAGGTTAAGGtcaaaatcaagaattaGAAGTAGTTCCAGAACTAGGAGTAGATCTAGAGGCAGATCTCCGGAAATGAGAATACTAAGATTTGACGGATTTGAAGTGCCTGACTTTCCATTTTCAGACACTGAAAAAGAACAATCAGTCAAAGAGTCaagatttttaaaatatttttcgCAAAGTAGAGATGAAAAATTAACAAGCAAAGCTTTAGAGAgatatgaaaataaatatttagaatttgaacaaagcttaattgatttatctATAATTACTGAAGATTCAACTTTAGaggaaatattaattgcaTTAGAACAATGtggtaatattattcagcATTTACATTCAAATGTAGCTCGATGTGTATTTGATCAAGAATTAATGTATgttaaattaatagaaaaattattcgTTAAGAACtttataaaatttttagTTTTACTTCAAAGTaaacaaaacaaataa
- a CDS encoding signal peptide, predicted secreted protein of cryptosprodidium-specific SKSR gene family: protein MRYFWLRFFLLLFFTKYLKITIGAEAPINEKAHKSSSTSLIKKGNVDIERLSYAVEIVNSSFEANYLLELTFINLAKVLEAMLRLLIIYKNDFTNDLIFLNGCIQSMILNSMLERSDELVSKAKENLLLDFSKSNNELLSKLIEMREHFSPSYFEFLAANQDEITQLADELMTKLNILLSFEANEGFAQLIFSILDLGTFVIASFNNYSNKYINSSRRERSKQYVSSRQNFVLFVPNYKSPFMKLSQISLEKSEENKELASKFVNCLNSENPSEELDKTDILRGYFLFHDYFECKDLTEAQIFKIEMLVLTAINNLRALSFMVYMFGEDSKSWSTDIEKCNLEILDMISARGTPLRVEESVAQEIKLQVRELLGNSEIQSNNMVKEAFIRSLEKDEIYTKSMNLYTILLKSLLLLKNEKENVSSSNYLTKMLDLAINLLEPSIKRCLTRIRFNKDNLSTQEMKLNQSTKFRQRVKEEVEKEKKNRLRMLGLYRKEREEMEKRKKQKEEKERKENREARRKLKEEKAGNKKPKKERTFPTVSESFEVACSNNEELTEQSKKIKSRSKSRSRSRSTSPGGHLKFNSSKSKSERRREKLEKLLQEEAKSIQKEQIRQTKQMEKTRYEAPKKRKQGERKTKNENQREKEEKEREEERERERIKEKERQENIQHSNFMYSLLSSVESIEGLYRESEKSLGSLQGLISFVFSAMLEDIESEEKAEEDLANSMAAASISEQDHASSSQVGAESATKCEDSNFQIYPKGHAGISLTDSEDLSLKMSSNIEISARRSSRTRQKSESTHTNRSKSRSNSRSRSRRVSRSNSRTRSRRVSRSSSRTRSRRVSRSNSRPRKASSPTDTSPIKTEVSFDGFTVPYLSDFDPQNEPNLNSRFFKFFSPSGSSNSGSTALSQSKLDNFGLNIQDFSIISESSSIEEIQDSLEKCGNAIQMLHLEIAPSLEGRDFFEAKLLERELIKIFTHQLILLQKKNS, encoded by the coding sequence ATGAGATATTTTTGGTTGAGATTCTtcctattattatttttcacaaaatatttaaaaataacaattgGAGCGGAGGCTCCAATAAATGAGAAAGCTCATAAAAGTTCAAGtacttctttaattaagaAGGGAAATGTTGATATTGAAAGATTAAGTTATGCTGTGGAAATAGTTAATAGTAGCTTTGAAGCTAATTATCTTTTAGAGTTaacatttattaatttagcTAAAGTGTTGGAAGCAATGTTACGgcttttaattatatataaaaatgattttacGAAcgatttaatatttttgaatggGTGTATTCAATCAATGATTCTGAATTCTATGCTTGAAAGGAGTGATGAATTGGTTAGTAAAGCCAAAGAAAATCTTCTTTTGGATTTCtcaaaaagtaataatgaattGTTATCAAAACTAATAGAAATGCGTGAACATTTTTCACCAAGTTATTTCGAATTTCTAGCAGCAAATCAAGATGAGATTACACAGTTAGCAGACGAGTTGATGACTaagttaaatattttactttCATTTGAAGCAAACGAAGGATTTGCGCAgcttattttttcaatccTTGATCTTGGAACATTTGTTATTGcttcatttaataattattcaaataaatacatAAATTCATCAAGAAGAGAACGTTCAAAACAATATGTTTCAAGTAGAcaaaattttgttttatttgtaCCGAATTACAAAAGTCCATTTATGAAATTGTCTCAAATTTCTCTTGAAAAAtcagaagaaaataaagaattagCTTCTAAATTTGTTAATTGCTTGAATTCAGAAAATCCAAGTGAAGAATTAGATAAAACAGATATTTTAAGAGgctattttttatttcacGACTATTTTGAATGCAAGGATTTAACTGAAGCccaaattttcaaaattgaaatGTTAGTTCTAACtgcaataaataatttaagagCATTATCATTTATGGTTTATATGTTTGGTGAGGATTCGAAGAGTTGGTCAAcagatattgaaaaatgtaatttagaaatattagaTATGATTTCAGCTAGAGGAACACCTCTGAGAGTTGAAGAAAGTGTTGCtcaagaaataaaattacaAGTCAGAGAATTATTGGGAAATTCAGAAATTCAATCAAATAACATGGTAAAAGAAGCTTTTATCAGATCTTTAGAAAAGGATGAGATATATACTAAATCAATGAATTTGTAtacaattttattaaaatctctgttattattaaaaaatgagaaagaaaatgtttcaagttcaaattatttgacAAAAATGTTGGATTTAGCTATTAATTTACTCGAGCCTTCAATAAAAAGATGTTTGACACGAATAAGGTTTAATAAAGACAATTTATCAACTCaagaaatgaaattaaaccAAAGCACTAAATTTAGACAAAGGGTTAAGGAAGAAGTggagaaagagaaaaaaaatcgaTTAAGGATGTTAGGTTTATATAGAAAAGAGCGTGAAGAAAtggaaaaaagaaaaaaacagAAGGAAGAGAAGGAGAGAAAAGAAAACAGAGAAGCTAGAAGGAAGTTAAAGGAGGAAAAAGCCGGGAATAAGAAGCCCAAGAAGGAAAGAACATTTCCGACTGTTAGTGAATCTTTTGAAGTAGCTTGTTCGAATAATGAAGAACTCACTGAGCaaagtaaaaaaattaaatcaagaTCAAAATCAAGGTCACGTTCTAGATCTACTTCACCTGGAGGacatttaaaatttaatagttCCAAGTCAAAATCAGAAAGAAGGCGAgagaaattagaaaaattgTTGCAAGAAGAAGCCAAATCCATTCAAAAAGAGCAAATAAGGCAAACAAAACAAATGGAAAAGACAAGATATGAGGCTCcaaaaaagagaaaacaGGGAGAGAGAAAGACCAAGAATGAAAATCAAAGAGAAAAGGAAGAGAAAGAACGAGAGGAGGAGAGAGAAAGGGAGagaataaaagaaaaagaaaggcAAGAGAACATCCAACATAGTAACTTTAtgtattcattattaagtTCGGTGGAGTCTATAGAGGGGCTGTATAGAGAGTCTGAAAAAAGTCTAGGTAGTTTGCAAGGCTTGATTTCTTTTGTATTTTCTGCTATGTTGGAAGATATTGAATCTGAGGAAAAGGCTGAAGAAGATCTTGCAAACTCTATGGCAGCAGCTTCTATTTCAGAACAAGATCATGCATCTTCTTCGCAAGTAGGGGCAGAAAGTGCAACAAAATGTGAGGATTctaattttcaaatttaccCAAAAGGTCATGCTGGAATTTCCCTAACTGACAGCGAAGATTTAAGTCTTAAAATGAGttctaatattgaaatatcagCGAGAAGATCTTCTAGAACCAGACAAAAATCAGAATCAACTCACACTAATAGAAGTAAGTCTAGGTCAAATTCTAGATCAAGATCGAGGAGAGTATCAAGGTCAAATTCTAGAACAAGATCGAGGAGAGTATCAAGGTCAAGTTCTAGAACAAGATCGAGAAGAGTATCAAGATCAAATTCTAGACCAAGAAAGGCATCAAGTCCAACAGATACATCACCGATTAAAACTGAAGTTTCTTTTGATGGTTTCACTGTCCCATACTTATCAGATTTCGATCCTCAGAATGAACCTAATCTTAATTCTAGGTTTTTCAAGTTTTTCTCACCTAGTGGAAGCTCTAATTCAGGCTCAACAGCCTTAAGCCAATCAAAATTAGACAATTTTGGcttaaatattcaagatttttcaattatttcagaAAGTTCTTCAATAGAAGAAATTCAAGATTCATTAGAAAAATGCGGTAACGCGATTCAAATGTTGCATTTAGAAATTGCACCGAGTCTAGAAGGGAGAGATTTCTTCGAAGCAAAGTTACTTGAAagagaattaattaaaatatttactcatcaattaatacttttacaaaaaaagaattcttaa
- a CDS encoding signal peptide, predicted secreted protein of cryptosprodidium-specific SKSR gene family — translation MNIKVKITFYLLLLFIFGFIVKIQAAEGGEGSNFEKNLYQKVTLTQQQTKEALRKLISFENEFELKCITTKLLLLFYKYIILLLRFISIFDLSDAKDSIFKFLGLSELLVLELKIFQFCSLIEQHRLDEILSFVFSNGNLNLLNEFEGESQKGLQSTLKFLILNLHQVTSVLNLLVYYLMNIFVEIGDPVLELLISFITDFFKAVLNFIESFSIELSKLKLEEIKEMSKNLDMSSPLFTLKFPDPEQETKDRKLLEETRKKKLQVIKRLTESGAKSGDEIATKPKFSIPSSESLQIEYMCLLNLLAFSFTMTNCTFFDRKYEEVIKKIEEVISKLMKLIFNRGTELDLTAEKALSIKLQSYSQLNMGSLRMANAVFRSFSSRANEDDLTNDFEKMLSIFSSAIKTLEKKMRKWERDTFVSSLTALLRDFLRAGLEHLEAFVAPLRNGAVRFSLKYLTDDDEEQDQGTASGKRHKKHKKRKENKPQSEAASSREKKESKRAAWLKHLQSREGSMEILRVISPRSSMEEKTTKSKDMPTGTKSNRKEEKLKKLLKEEEKSLQREEVKKTIKEQKSSNTSTRRRKQDERRANNETRREREERERVEERERERERERERLKRIEHSNYMYSLLNSVESIEGMFEEAEKNRYGLGAMISYVFEIITSDDQSGTNVDKLTEEFSSLSVSTGHDTDGTTSQSGLGSRRRRANEVPDSGPRRPTSDFFATRVGAPSRRRGSSPSRQDRSRRLRQDSIDAPTQGNQGLLTFDGFTTPDPSTIQNKDSPDLKSKFLRFFSSDGENNSVDGLSSEFLAKYCTFSDPSFSHITENSPTDEINSALESCGMEIQRLHSGVAPTISGRLLLELKLIEKELIAAFIRMLLILQERNKES, via the coding sequence atgaatataaagGTTAAGATAACTTTTTATTTGCttttactttttatttttggttTCATTGTCAAAATTCAGGCTGCAGAGGGTGGTGAAGGTTCAAATTTCGAAAAAAATCTATATCAGAAAGTTACATTAACTCAACAACAAACAAAAGAAGCTTTAAGAAAATTGATatcatttgaaaatgaatttgaacTTAAATGCATTACTACTAAATTGTTACTGCTCTTttacaaatatataatactTCTTCTTAGATTTATCtcaatttttgatttaagCGATGCTAAAGATagtatattcaaatttttggGCTTATCAGAATTGTTGGtattagaattaaagatatttcaattttgtTCTTTAATTGAACAACATAGACTTGATGAGATTCTTAGTTTTGTTTTTTCTAATggaaatttaaatttattaaacgAATTTGAAGGAGAGTCGCAAAAGGGTTTACAGTCAACATTGAAATTTCTCATACTAAACTTACACCAAGTCACCTCTGTATTAAATTTACtggtttattatttaatgaatatttttgttgaaaTAGGTGATCCAGTGCTTGaacttttaatttcttttattactGACTTTTTTAAAGCCgtattaaattttatagAAAGTTTTTCAATCGAGTTAAGTAAATTGAAGctagaagaaattaaagaaatgtCCAAGAATCTTGATATGAGCAGCCCGTTATTTACATTAAAATTTCCTGATCCTGAGCAAGAAACTAAGGATAGGAAACTACTGGAAGAAacaagaaagaaaaaattacaagTAATTAAAAGACTTACCGAGTCTGGTGCAAAATCAGGCGATGAAATTGCTACTAAGCCAAAATTTAGCATACCAAGCAGTGAATCACTTCAAATAGAATATATGTGTTTATTGAATCTTTTAGCATTTTCTTTTACGATGACTAATTGCACATTTTTCGATAGAAAATATGAAGAAgtaatcaaaaaaattgaagaagTGATTAGTAAgctaatgaaattaatatttaacaGAGGTACCGAGTTAGATTTAACTGCAGAGAAAGCTCTTTCTATTAAATTACAGTCTTATTCTCAACTTAATATGGGTAGTTTAAGGATGGCTAATGCTGTGTTTAGGTCTTTTTCATCACGTGCTAATGAAGATGATTTAACtaatgattttgaaaaaatgcTAAGCATTTTTTCGTCAGCTATTAAAActcttgaaaaaaaaatgaggaAGTGGGAAAGAGACACGTTTGTATCTAGCTTAACTGCTCTATTGAGGGATTTCTTAAGAGCTGGGCTAGAACATTTAGAAGCTTTTGTTGCTCCTTTGAGAAACGGAGCAGTAAGATTTAGTTTAAAATATCTTACAGATGACGATGAAGAGCAAGATCAAGGAACAGCAAGTGGAAAAAGGCACAAAAAACATAAAAAAAGGAAGGAAAATAAGCCACAAAGTGAAGCTGCTTCTAGCAGagagaagaaagaaagtaAAAGGGCTGCATGGTTAAAGCATCTGCAAAGTAGGGAAGGTTCAATGGAAATTTTGAGAGTTATTAGCCCTAGAAGCTCAATGGAGGAGAAGACAACTAAGAGTAAAGATATGCCTACAGGAACAAAATCTAATaggaaagaagaaaagctTAAAAAACTTTTAAAAGAAGAGGAGAAGTCTTTACAAAGGGAAGAGGTAAAGAAAACGATTAAAGAGCAAAAGTCCAGTAATACTTCTACAAGAAGGAGAAAGCAGGATGAAAGAAGGGCAAATAATGAAACTAGAAGAGAGAgagaagaaagagaaagagtAGAGGAGAGAGAAAGGGAAAGGGAAAGAGAGAGAGAAAGACTGAAGAGGATTGAACATAGTAATTACAtgtattcattattaaattctgtAGAATCTATCGAAGGAATGTTTGAAGAAGCTGAAAAAAATCGATATGGTTTGGGAGCCATGATTTCTTATGtgtttgaaataataacaagTGATGATCAAAGCGGTACAAATGTGGATAAACTTACAGAAGAATTCTCATCACTATCAGTTTCAACAGGACATGATACGGATGGCACAACATCACAGAGTGGATTGGGTAGTAGGAGAAGAAGGGCAAACGAAGTTCCAGACTCAGGACCAAGGAGGCCAACGAGCGATTTTTTTGCAACAAGAGTAGGGGCTCCATCAAGAAGGAGAGGATCTAGCCCTTCAAGACAGGACCGAAGCCGAAGGTTAAGACAAGATAGTATTGATGCACCAACTCAAGGTAATCAAGGACTATTAACTTTTGATGGGTTTACAACACCTGATCCTTCAACTATACAGAATAAAGACAGCCCTGATTTAAAGTCCAAGTTTTTAAGGTTTTTCTCATCTGATGGCGAAAATAATTCGGTAGATGGTTTAAGCAGTGAATTTTTGGCAAAATATTGTACTTTTAGTGATCCAAGTTTTTCGCATATTACAGAAAATTCACCAACCGACGAAATTAATAGTGCATTAGAATCTTGTGGTATGGAGATTCAAAGGCTTCATTCAGGTGTTGCACCAACAATAAGTGGAAGATTacttttggaattaaagTTAATTGAGAAGGAATTAATTGCAGCTTTTATTAGAATGCTTTTAATTTTACAAGAAAGGAACAAAGAGAGCTAA
- a CDS encoding signal peptide, predicted secreted protein of cryptosprodidium-specific FGLN gene family: MKHIELILYFLIIDIVLFLLHSGNFFASCESPNEQEVVASTSTSSDVSSVGTDLVDLTVYSSSGEKVKKDSLEKELYEFFQLTEEEQAIEVSGSSTSESNSDDEDEVEGSSSSGGRSAKRMRYTPIYGSPGEGTSSGSRHLNPYYEMPTRFAEAYDAFLKENIMKLVILEFERALFSSSTLYFTSIWRDRNSFQGKMIFLLGLLEFWENRGHSKNLAIKNIMIKYYSSTRLENRFTILKDYVGFKSSNYFTMNNFYRNINEIKCSDLKRSFAVIILLFEFDIKLLSSAFLFYLLVCSIEELKELEFKQSLELIKTNQDQLLSKILTLGKKHVRKFLKAMRENIPSMSNIKIKSYKLPIKFPLAMHKINIENFGLRFCLSLLELSLISNLSFSIFNLIFFFGSRLKFAAEVFLAFDIIKILTTAMSELSDIISAILFDEGIMRHISRGIMALHNIDISNLRSRFAECIQVKNKYHELRGLIVVTDYQRKARLKKESRRRRRRT, from the coding sequence ATGAAACATATAGaattaatactttattttttaattattgacATAGTGctttttttattacatTCAGGCAACTTTTTTGCTTCTTGCGAATCTCCGAATGAACAAGAAGTAGTTGCCAGCACTAGTACATCATCAGACGTAAGTTCGGTGGGAACTGACCTGGTGGATCTTACTGTTTATTCATCTTCCGGtgaaaaagttaaaaaagatAGTTTAGAAAAAGAACTTTATGAATTCTTTCAATTAACTGAAGAAGAACAGGCAATAGAAGTATCTGGGTCTTCAACTAGCGAAAGCAATagtgatgatgaagatgaagtAGAAGGTAGTTCATCTTCAGGAGGTAGAAGTGCCAAAAGGATGAGATATACGCCTATCTATGGCTCTCCTGGAGAGGGAACCAGTAGTGGCTCAAGACATCTTAATCCTTATTATGAAATGCCAACACGCTTTGCAGAGGCCTACGATgcttttttaaaagaaaacatTATGAAACTAGTAATATTAGAGTTTGAAAGGGCGTtgttttcttcttcaaccTTATATTTCACTTCAATCTGGAGAGACAGAAATTCTTTTCAAGGGAAGATGATATTCTTATTAGGCTTATTAGAATTTTGGGAAAATAGAGGCCATAGTAAAAATTTGGCTATAAAAAACATTATGATAAAATACTATTCATCTACTAGATTGGAAAATAGATTTACTATTTTGAAAGATTATGTTGGTTTTAAAAGCTCGAATTATTTTAcaatgaataatttttatagaaatattaacGAGATAAAGTGTAGCGATCTTAAAAGAAGTTTTGCTGTGATAATTCTTCTATTTGAGTTCGATATTAAACTATTATCGTCGGCATTCTTGTTTTATCTTCTAGTTTGCTCAATTGAAGAGTTAAAAGAGTTGGAATTTAAGCAAAgtttagaattaattaaaacaaatcaagatcaattattatcaaagaTTTTGACACTTGGTAAAAAGCATGTTAGGAAATTTCTCAAAGCAATGAGAGAAAATATTCCTTCAATGTCAAATATCAAGATTAAAAGTTACAAGCTTCCAATTAAGTTTCCATTAGCTATGCATAAAATCAACATTGAAAATTTCGGATTAAGGTTTTGCTTATCTTTATTAGAGCTTTCATTGATAAGTAACCTCTCgttttctatttttaatctgatattcttttttggATCAAGATTAAAATTTGCAGCTGAGGTTTTCTTAGcatttgatattattaaaattctcACGACTGCAATGTCAGAGCTATCAGATATCATTTCagcaatattatttgatgaagGAATAATGCGTCATATATCTAGAGGAATTATGGCTCTacataatattgatatttcaaatcTGAGAAGCAGATTTGCTGAGTGCATTCAGGTAAAAAATAAGTATCATGAATTAAGGGGCTTAATTGTGGTTACAGATTACCAAAGGAAAGCACGTCTAAAGAAAGAatcaagaagaagaagaagaagaactTAA
- a CDS encoding signal peptide, possible transmembrane domain near N (transcripts identified by EST) produces MVGTQTRILFFRLISVTFSNMSFKKFISATIFISFVLIFQGILFDSAVSPSIKQLKYSFITLPRTYSLQQGSSRGCGCSGFWSRLLNLFGSCFGSCSKSEEDEVQSPAGRYAQFQSTASGFTLHSGDLTLTCEKDGDRTVDRTKNDLRKLFDSYGRFGCTERDLRPACKELLKRIRHQMKKLNRKGMVCILFFSDVFSIN; encoded by the coding sequence ATGGTAGGAACACAAACcagaattcttttttttcggCTTATTTCCGTAACTTTTTCCAATATGTcctttaaaaaatttatttccgCAACCATTTTCATCAGTTTTGTACTGATTTTTCAGGGTATTCTATTTGACAGTGCAGTTTCCCCATCTATTAAGCAACTAAAATATTCCTTTATTACACTTCCTAGAACATATAGTCTTCAACAAGGGTCCAGTAGGGGGTGCGGCTGCTCCGGATTTTGGTCTAGGCTTTTAAATCTCTTTGGGTCTTGCTTTGGGTCTTGCTCCAAGTCGGAAGAAGATGAAGTACAGTCTCCCGCAGGAAGGTATGCACAATTTCAAAGTACAGCTTCGGGATTTACTTTACATAGTGGAGATTTGACCCTTACTTGTGAAAAAGATGGAGATCGAACTGTTGATAGAACTAAAAATGATTtgagaaaattatttgatagtTATGGAAGGTTTGGCTGTACGGAAAGAGACCTGAGACCGGCTTGTAAAGAATTACTTAAAAGAATTAGGCATCagatgaaaaaattaaatagaaAGGGAATGGTTTgcatattatttttttctgaCGTATTTTCgataaattaa